A window of Aquibium oceanicum genomic DNA:
GCCCTTCGGCGCGATGAAGCGGGCGAGCTCCTTCGGTGCTTCCAGCGTGAAGCGCACCGCGTCGCCCTCCTCTTTGCGCGCGACGATTGTGGCGGTTCCGTCGGCATGGCCAGACACGATATGGCCGCCGAGCTCGTCGCCGACCTTGAGCGCCCGTTCCAGGTTGATGCGAGTTCCCTTGTCCCAAGTCCGCGCGGTCGTCAGGCGCAGCGCCTCCTCCCAGGCCTCGACCTCGAACCAGCGGGCGTTGGAGCCCGCCTCGGGCAGCGCCACCACCGTGAGGCAGACGCCGGAACAGGCGATGGAGGCTCCGATGTCGATGCCAGCGGGATCGTAGGCGGTCTCAACGCGCAGCCGCACGCCTTCGTTGAGCAGGCGGACGTCGGCCACGGTCCCGACGTCGGTGACGATCCCGGTGAACATCAGGAACTCCTCTCGTATTCAATGAGCCGGTCCTCGCCGAAGCGGCTTTCCGCCGTTGCGCGGAATTCGGCAGGCACGGTTGCCTCGTGGACCGGCGAGGCTATGCCGCCCTCGCCCACGGTCGCGGCCCCCTTGAACAGCAGGAGCCGGTCGACCAGACCGGCATCGAGGAAACGGCGGGCGGTCTCGGCGCCACCCTCCAGGAAAACGCTCTTGATCCCGAGCACGCCCAGCATGCGCAGGATCTCGCGGGGCTCCATGCGGCCGCGATAGTCGGAGGCGATGGTGTGGAGGCCGGCGCCCTTGCGGCGCAGGAGGTCGAGCGAACGGCGCGGCGCCTTTTCGGTCGTCAGCACCAGCGTGCTTCCCGGCCGGCCGGACAGCATCCGCGCGGTGTCAGGCAGGCGCGCCAGCGGATCGACGACGACGCGCAGCGGCGACCTGTCTTCAAGCTCCGGCAGCCGCACGGTGAGCAGGGGATCGTCTTCGATGGCGGTGCCGACGCCGACCATCACGGCCTCGTGCTCCAGCCGCATGGTCTGGACGGCGGTGCGGGCGAGCGGGCCGGTGATGGCGACTTGGCCCTCGCCCTTGCGGCCCAGCATCCCGTCGGCCGAGACCGCGAGCTTGAGGGTGAGGAACGGGCGGCCCCTGGCCTTCAGCGACAGGAACCCGGCCATGGCGCGGCGCGCCTCGCCCTCCATGCAGCCGGTGACGACTTCGATGCCGGCCTTGCGCAGGATCGCGACGCCGCGCCCCGTGACGCGGGGGTCCGGGTCGAGCGTCGCGATGACGACGCGCGCCACGCCGGCCGACACGAGCGCGTCGGCGCAGGGCGGTGCGCGGCCGATGTGGGAGCAGGGTTCGAGCGTGGCGTAGGCGGTGGCGCCGCGGGCGGCATCGCCGGCCTCGGCCAACGCCTGGAGTTCCGCATGCGGCCTGCCGCCGGGTGCCGTCACGCCGCGGCCGACGATCACCGGGCCGCCCTGGCCGGTGCGTACCACCAGCGCGCCGACCGAGGGGTTTTCGGCGGTCAGGCCGAGGTGGCGGAAGGAGAGGCGGATGGCCGCCGCCATGAATCGGCGGTCGGTTTCCTCCTGCGGCTGATCGACCGGAGAATAGGTTGCCATGGGCCTACTGCGCGTCGCCGTCGCGGCCCTCGCCGCCGAGCTCGCCCAGAAGCTCCTGGAAGTCGCGGGCCTCGCGAAAATTGCGGTAGACCGAGGCGAAGCGGACATAGGCGACGTCGTCGAGCGATTTCAGGGCTTCCATCACCAGCCGGCCGACCTCGCTGGAGGCGACCTCGGCCTCGCCGGAGCTTTCGAGCTGGCGCACGATGCCGGAGACCGCGCGGTCGATGCGGGCGGGCTCGACGTTGCGCTTGCGCAGCGCGATGTCGAAGGAGCGCTGCAGCTTGTCGCGGTCGAAGGGCGTCTTGCGGCCGGACTTCTTGACCACGACGAGTTCGCGCAGCTGCACCCGCTCGAACGTGGTGAAGCGGCCGCCGCAATCCGGGCAGACCCGGCGCCGGCGGATGGCGGCCCCCTCCTCGGCGGGACGGGAATCCTTCACCTGCGTGTCTTCGGACTGACAGTAGGGGCAGCGCATTCACAAAACCTCGTGGACCGCGGGAGGCTTACGAGATTTTGTCGGGACAGGGAAGCGCGCGGGCGACGTCATGTCCCGCGCATACGGCATCAACCCCGGCCGCGTCGCGATCGGGAGGAATTGGCGGATTTTTCGCGGCCGCGGCGCCGCTCTACGATGTATCGGGCAGCGCCTCGTGGGCGAAATGGTTCAGGTCGCGCAGGATCTCGTGGATCTCGTGTCTGGGCCGGCGGCTTGCCGCGCAAAACTGGCCGGGCGGCCGGCCGACGCGCAGCGGCGAGAGGCGACGCCACGCGCCTTGCGCCCGGGCGCGGGCGCGCAGCGCCTGCAGGCGGACGAAGCGGCGGGCCTGGCGCGGCAGGTCGTCGAGTGCTTCGGCCACCGCCTTGAGCCGCAGCACCAGACGCGTCGCGTCGAGCGGATCGTCGGGCGTCGGCGGCGGCGGCAGGCGATGCGGCACAGCGTCGCCGAAGGAGAGAATGCGGGGGGCGGCATGCGGCGGCACGGTGCGCGGGCGCGCAGCGCGGGGATTGCGCAGCCGGTCGACGAGGGGCAGAGCGATAAAGGTGCGCGGGCGGCGCACGGAAGGGACGGCGCGCCGGGGCGCGGGAACGGCGGACGGCGGAAGCACCACGGCAATGCCGAGGCTGCGCAGGACGGCGACGGCGGCATTGTCCTTCCGCCCGCCGGTGTGCCGTGCCGGCCGCGCGGGCCCGGGCGGCGTCTCGGCCTCGGGGGGCGTCTCGGGCAGGGTCTTGGCCGCCACGATGACCAGCCGCCGGGCGGCCGATTCGGCCGGGCGCAGCAGGCGCAGCACGGCGCGGTGGAGCCGGCGGGGGAGTGTTGCGGCAATCGGCGGTCGGCAGTCGGCAGTCGTTGCGGAGCCCTCCCCTGACCGCCCGGGAGCCGGGGACAGTTTACTTTTTTCCGCCTGCGGATCTTCCCGGAGCGCCGCGCTGTCCGGACGGAAAAAAGTAAACTGTCCCCCGAGGTCCCCCGCCGGGTTCCCGCTGCCTGCGGCAGCGTCCCGGCCTTCTCCGCCTGTTGCCGTGCCACCGGCACGGCAAATTTGCGCCTCCGGCGCAAACCGACAGTCGAAGCCAGCCATGGCGACGAGCGCGGCCAGCACGCGCCGCAGCGCCGCCCCGTTCCCCTCGATCACCACCTGCCAGTCCATCGCCGCCTTCCGTTGGTTTGGGCGGTGGGAGTATGGGGCGGGGTTTTGGGGGTGTGGATGGAAAAGCGGTGGTCGGGAGTGGGAAGTCGGCAGTCGGGCGAGCGAAATCAGGGGGTGGGGGGGGGGGATGTTTTCGGGAGGAGGAAGTTTGTCCACGCCTGAGGTGGCGGCAGGAATGGTGTTCGGAGGGCAGAACAGCGCCCCATATCGGCCGGCTAAGGCTGACCCTCATCCGCCTGAGAGCGGACCATGAACCATCAAGGTTTGGTATGGTCCGAGTGGTTATCCGGCCGCGTCACGCTTCTTTTCAACGATCAAGTGAAGCGCTTGAAGTAGTTGTCCTTGATTTACACGCCTGAGATGAGTGGGTGCGACGCTTCGGTCTGTGGTCGCGGCAGTGCGATAGGCATCTTCGAAATCTTCGTCAGATAGAATGGCAGGGAACTTTCCTACCTTCGAACCTGCGCGCTGCCGCTCGTAAGAGACATAAGTTTCGGCGATACCTTTAACTTCCGACGCGTCAGATATGGCGATCAAATCTGCGCGCGACCCCTCTTCGAAGCCCAACCGCTGAAACAACGGATAGTTGTAGTCGCGAAGATTCGCTGCTCCTCGTGGAGTTGACGCCGACAACATCAAAAGAGAGTAGCCCTCATCATTACGAATAGCTTCATCGAAGAGGTAGCGAAGATCTTGTAGATATCCTTGTATCTTTGCCGCGCTGTATCCACTACCAAAAAGCGTTTCAACTTCATCAAGGCACAGCATTACTCCAAAAACTATGCCTTTGCTGCGTGCAAACGCAAGCAGCTCTGTCATATTGCGTGTCATCATCGCTGCGCTAGCGAGCCGAGCAAAGACACCTAGGTGACGCTTTTCTGTATTACTCAGCGCCGCACCTCCAAGCCATTTCTTGGCTAGATCTCTTAGAGGTTCGAACAACATGCGCCCGTCACGATCTGGCGGCATGAATCCAGGCCGGCTTGCTCTAAAAAGAAGCTGAAGTACGTTCTTTAGCTCGCCCTGCTTCAATCCATCGAACTCTGCTGCATCTTCGCAACTTCGTATGATTGCGGTGAGCAGATCATATTCACCGGACAGTTTGGCGGCCTCATCAGCTTCGCGAAGCACCTCCCTTACGAGGTGAGAGGCTGAATTTGATCCAGCCAGGATCTCAACGACCGCAAAAGGACGCCCGGAGGTTCGCCGGAACTCCCTCATCAAATACTGACAATGCCGCAAGAAGTGGGTCTTGCCTCCCCCCGTGCTGCCTTGGACACCCATAGCGCGGCGTTGAGGCTCTTCAGCCAGCATCTCTCGCACGAGGCCGACAAACCGATCCCGTGCGTCGACCTGATTGTATAGCACCTCCTCAATGATCGTTCGGGCCGCCGGAAACGGATTACGCTTGAAACCGAACCGACCGTAGAAGGGATCATTGTGATCCTTCTGATCAAGCGTCTCGCCGAGAAGCTCCGCGAGAGACGGCATCACCGCACCCTTTCAATGGTGAAGACGGGTCGCCCACCGATTTCAAATCTATCCATTGGTACTGGCACTTCCTCAAGTTCGAGCAGCGACCCGGAGATAACAGCGTCAACGCCGGTCGGCTTCCCGCCGACAGCGTATCCGAAAGCGAATTTCTCAGATAGCACCCTAGCATGCTCTTGAAGCGAACGGGATACAGCCCACGGTGAAATAAGAACTCCCCGGCAAATAATCGGTAGAAATTCAGATACTTGCGCAATGTTGTCGCGCGCTGCACTCTCATATGCAGTCTCGAAGGCTTGCAGGAAGCCCGGCGCATCAGGTCGCCGCGAACCGTCTCGCCAAACGGCCCCATCAGACCAGCACTGCCCGAGCAGCACATGATAGCGGACAAGGCGGATGCTAGCCTCCTGCGCCACTTCAGCGCCGAGGGCTGCGGTGAGGATGCCCCTCACATGCTCCCTCGTCAGCTCACCGTTCTCCTGAAGATGGCCTAGGATCACTCGATAAGGTTCAAAATTCTGGAACTGCTTACTAACCCGATCCAAGTCCGCTCTTTGCAGGCAACCTTCTACGTCATCCAACTCTGCTCGGGAAACGATCGTTTTTCCGTCGAAATCAACGAGTTTGGCCCGACGAATCACCTCCAGGCTCCTGCGAACATTTCCCTCATTGGGCCGGCTTACAGCGGGCAACTTCTCCATTAGTTCTGCAAACGTTAGTTTTCCTGAAGCGTAAAGGGCGCCCGCTATCCGCAGGGCGAGAGGCAATGAGGATTGAGGGATTGCAGCGTTGCTGAATACCCGACTAAAGGCGTCGGTCCCCGGTTCTTCTTCGGGCGAAGTCGCACCATCGGGTCGTTCCACGGCCTCCACCGGCATTGATATCACCGGATTCGCGTCCTTCGCCTTTGCTCCCTTCCTTTTGGCGGTCTGCGCTGGCTGCGGAGGCGCTGACCCGGCCTTCTTCGCCGGGGTGGCGGCATCATCTAGATTGCGAACGTCTAAACACTCTGCCACCCAGTCTTGCGGCTGTTTACCCGGCCAATAGCAGCTCAAGCTGAGTGACACTTTTCTTGAACTTTGCATCCTGACGGTTCCGAAAGCGTGGGTCAGATCCCAGAGCAAGCCCCTTATCGAGGTACCCATAAATGTGCCGGCCCAGGCGTCATAACGAAAGCTGGGGATTTCCTTCTCTTGCAGCTTAGGGGTGGGCAGACAGATGTTCGGTATTCCCTCCGCGCCCAAGACGCGGGATAACAGAACATCCGAAGTCACAACCAACTGCTTGGCTCGTGTTCGTGTCGAGCGCAGAACTGTATGCACCCCCTCAATCAAGAGGCGGTCCTCAAGGACATCACCTTCATCTTGGTCTAACCCCCCCTTGCCAGCAGCACGCAAGTACCGAAGGAGCGACGGATCGAGTTCCAGAACCTGATAGCGATGCTGATTGCGTTCAAGAAAACTTAGGCCCGCATTCACCAACGCCCGTGAGCGAAGCGCCTGCGCAAGATTTCCATCCTTGCCGCTTCTAGCGAGCGACTTCAGAGTTGCCTCGCGGGCCTGCATTTGCGTTAACGACATCACGAAAGGCATTAGCCAAACAGTCGTCTCCTTAAGGACGTTCAACAGCCAATGGAGGGTACCGTTATAGAGGCTGTTTGTATCGGGTATAAGAACAATGCCCTTTGCACTCCGAAGATCAAGCAACTGCTGGGCCGTTCTACCGGACACAAGTGGCGATAAAATGCCCAATCTCGTAGCGCAAAGGGAAATAGTATCAATTACGACATTAGCGTTTCTGTCCTTCCGGTCTTTTACCTCTTTACTATCCTGTTCTCCCGATAAAAATCTTTTATCCAAGTTCAACTTCAGCCGAAATGAGCATTCTCTCTCGTCTTCGGATGGTGGTGGTTCGTTGATCCCAATCGAGACGAGACTGCACCACTCGCCGTTCTTGATGTGGGTGCTGTCAGTATAAGAAACCGACAATGTTCCTTCGCGGACGCCTAAATAGCGCTGGTCCTTCGCAAAATCAGCTTGACTGAAGAGTGTGGTCATTCGATCCGGACCCAAACGTGCTTCTTATCTAGCGATTTCAATAGATCCAGTGCATTCAGACAGACGCTTGCTACCGCTTCCGATAGTGGGATGTCTGTCGTGAACATCGGCGAAGCCGCAACAGCTTGTTCTGTCAAATTCAACGATGTCCAGCCTTCAGCCTCTTTGGTCCAGTCCAAAGAAGCCAGCAGCGCTGCAAAATCTGCCAGCTTGTACCAAACGCCGGGCTGGGCCTCCGGGATGAATGACAAAATCGCCGCTGTCGTAACCCCTGAAGCCTCTTCATCATCGGAAGCACCAACGCCCCCGTACCAAAGCTCCTCCCAGTCGCCCGCTATATCTGGCGATTCCTGGGAGATAATTGCCCTTAGTGCCAATTCTTCTCTCCCCAGCCATCCCCACTATACTGTCGCATGGCTATCTTCTCATAACACCCACTCTGTCGATCATCGAGTCGCTACGATATCTCGCAAATAATGGCACGTAGCAGCCGCACTGTCGCCCCGCCAAGACAGGAGCGCGCACCCGTCAGCCATTTCATGAGCTCTCGCAAAAACTGGCCAGTCCCGCTCACGGACTCACACCGGTCATTAGACGCTTCAGCGCACCGCCTTCCCCCGGGTGCAACCCGCCGCCTGCGGCAAGCCCCACCCGTTCGCAGCCTGCCGTTAAGCCCCCGGCATAACGGCTTCGCCTGCGGCGAACCGGCCTCTCACCCCATGAACGGGTAAAGCGGGAACCGGTCCGTCAGCGCGATCACCTTCTTCTTCACCGCTTCCTCGACCGCGGCGTTGCCCTCATCGGAGTTGGCGGCCTTGAGGCCGTCCAGCACCTCGGCGATGAGCTTGCCGATCTCGCGGAATTCGGCCTGGCCGAAGCCGCGCGTGGTGCCGGCGGGGGTGCCGAGGCGCACGCCGGAGGTGACGAAGGGCTTTTCGGGGTCGAAGGGGATGCCGTTCTTGTTGCAGGTGATGTTGGCGCGGCCGAGGGCTGCCTCGGCGCGCTTGCCCGTGGCGTTCTTGGGGCGCAGGTCGACCAGCATGGAATGGTTGTCGGTGCCGCCCGAGACGATTTCGAGGCCGGTCTCCTGCAGGCTCGCCGCCAGCGCGCGGGAATTGGCCACGACCTCGTGCGCGTAGGCCTTGAAGTCGGGGCGCAGCGCCTCGCCGAAGGCCACCGCCTTGGCGGCGATGACGTGCATGAGCGGGCCGCCCTGCAGGCCCGGGAAGACGGCCGAATTGACCTTCTTGGCGATGTCCTCGTCGTTGGTGAGGATCATGCCGCCGCGGGGCCCGCGCAGCGACTTGTGCGTGGTCGTGGTGACCACGTGGGCATGCGGCAGCGGCGAGGGATGCGCGCCGCCGGCGACGAGGCCGGCGATGTGGGCCATGTCGACCATGAGATAGGCGCCGACCGCGTCGGCGATCTGGCGGAAGCGCTGCCAGTCCCAGATGCGCGAATAGGCCGTGCCGCCGGCGATGATCAGCTTGGGCTTGTGCTCGTTGGCGAGGCGCTCGACCTCGTCCATGTCGAGGCGATGGTCCTCGCGGCGCACGCCGTAGGAGATCACGTTGAACCATTTGCCGGACATGTTGACCGGCGAACCGTGGGTCAGGTGGCCGCCGGAGTTCAAGTCGAGGCCCATGAAGGTGTCGCCCGGCTGCAGCAGCGCCAGGAAGACGGCCTGGTTCATCTGTGAGCCGGAATTGGGCTGGACGTTGGCGAAGCCGCAGTCGAACAGCTTTTTCGCGCGTTCGATGGCGAGGCTCTCGGCGATGTCGACGAACTGGCAGCCGCCATAATAGCGCTTGCCGGGATAGCCCTCGGCATACTTGTTGGTCATGATCGACCCTTGCGCCTCGAGCACGGCGCGGGAGACGATGTTTTCCGACGCGATCAGCTCGATCTCGTGGCGCTGGCGGCCGAGTTCCTTGCCGATGGCGCCGAAAATCTCGGGATCGACCTGTTCGAGCGGCAGGTTGAAAGGGTTTTCCTGGATCGTCTTGGCGGCGTTCGCGGTGGCCATGGGCAGCGTCCTTGGGCGGGAGATCTTCGTTCGGGGGCGCAATACCACAGACGGATGCCGCCTGCCACGCAAGGGACGCGAATTTCGCCGGTCCGTTTGCGCCGTCGCGTGGCAGAGGCCCGCGCAAACGAAAAGGGCCGCCCCTGCGGACGGCCCTTTCGAAGGAGTGATTTTCGGCTCAGAGCGCGGAGGACAGCATCAGTTCCTCGACGCCGTCGCGGCCGTAGATGTCGTCGCGGAAGTGGACGACACGGTCGCCGGTCGACCAGGCCGAGATGTAGGTGAAGTAGACCGGCACCGGCGTCGACAGCGCGACGGGGGTGCTTTCGCCGGTCTTGATGGTCTGCTCGAAGCGCTGGCGGTCCCAGCCGGGCGTGTCGCGCAGGAGCCAGGTCACGAGATCGCGCACGTTCTGGACGCGCACGCAGCCCGAGGAATCGAAGCGCATCAGATTGTTGAACAGGCTCTGCTGCGGGGTGTCGTGCATGTAGACGGCGTGGGGATTGGGGAAGTTGATCTTCACCGAGGCCATGGCGTTGATCTTGCCCGGATCCTGGCGGAAGTGCAGCTTGGCGGCCTCTTCGGTGTTCCAGTCGATCGTCATGGGATCGACCTCGACGCCGCCGGGACCGAGGATGCGGATGAAGTTGTCCTTCAGGTAGTTCGGGTTCTTGCGCATCAGCGGGATGATGTCCTTGCGGACGATCGATTCCGGCGCGTTCCAGTACGGATTGACGATCACTTCGTTGATCTGGGAGTTGAGGATCGGCGTCTGGCGGTCGATCTTGCCCACGATTGCAGTGTGGCGCGAGACCACGCGGCCGTTCTCCACCGCCTCGATCTGCGCGGCCGGGATGTTGACCATCACGTAGCGGTCGCCGAGGAAGCCGGACATGGAGCGCAGGCGCACCAGGTTGGTCTCGAGCTGGCCGAGCCGGACGGAGGCCGAGACGTTCATCGCGGCATAGGTGTGGGCGCCCATGACGCCGTCTTCGGGCAGGCCGTGGCGGGCCTGGAAGCGCTTGACGGCGGCGTCGACGTAGGAATCGAAGGCTGGCGAGATGCCGGCGCTGGACGACAGGTCGCCCGAGATCATCAGGCGGCGGCGCAGCATGTCCACGTCGGGGTCGACGACGCCGAGCCGGAGCTTCTTGGTGGCGGGAACCATCGGCCAGCCGCCCTGCCCCTGGATGCCCATGTACTGCGAGATCGCCTGTTCCACGTAGGAAACCGTCTCGGGGCTGAAGATGGGCAGATTGGTCGCCACCTTGCCGCCCTCGGAAGCGCGCGCGTCGAACTGGTCGTTCCAGCTCCCGCGTTTCGGCGAGAGGATCAGGTCGCGGATGATGTCCTGCGCATGCGCGGATCCGGCAACCGCGGTCGCGGCCATCGCACCGGCGCCGGTAAGGAAAGTACGGCGGTCTGTCTTCATGATGCCTTCAACCCTGTGGTGGTCGCGCCGCAGGCGCGTCGTCGATGCCGGAAAGATAGGTCGGGGCTGTTAACAAAGCACCAACCATGTCTCCCCTGATACGCCGCCGAGAAACCGTCGGAATGGTCGCGAAGAAATCCACGCGGCGCTTCGAAGTTCAACACCATCCGAATATGGCCGCATGAAGGCCCCAGCCGACACAAACCGGTGAGACGACGGCCAAAGGGCGTCGGGGCCGGCGCATGGCACCGGCCCCGAAGACGGGATCGAAAATCGCGGCCGCAGACTACATGCGGTAGGCGATCGTGTCGTTCCAGAACCGGTCGAGCCGCAGCAGGAACTTGTTCATCTGCTTGAACTCGTCGGCGTTGATGCCGCCCACCTGCTCGATCGAACCGATGTGGCGCTCGTAGAGACCGGAGACGATCTCGGCGATCTCCTGGCCCTTGCCGGTGAGGCTCACGCGCACCGAGCGGCGGTCGACCCGCGAGCGCTGGTGGTTGATGAAGCCGAGGTCGACCAGCTTCTTGAGATTGTAGGAGACGTTGGAGCCGAGATAGTAGCCCCGCGTGCGCAGTTCGCCGGCCGTGAGCTCGGAATTGCCGATGTTGAACAGCAGCAGCGCCTGGACGGCGTTGATGTCGGAGCGGCCGTTGCGTTCGAACTCGTCCTTGATGACGTCCAGCAGGCGGCGGTGGAGCCGCTCGACGAGCTGGAGGGATTCCAGGTAGAGCGAACGGATCGCGTCCTTGCGGTCATCGAGAACCGGGACCGGCTTCTGGGCCTGTCGTGCGTTGATCATTTTTCTGTGCCTCGTGTTTGACGCCGGTGATTGTTTTTTTCTCACCTTGGCCCCAACCTATCGCGGACACCTAAAATTCGACTTAAACGCCAGCCTTAACAAGGCCTTTCGATACGACCGACTGAAGGATGCGTTAATTTTTCGTCAATCGCGAACTTGCCGTCGCTGAAAAAACAGGGTCGTACGGAAGCCCGCGTAGATCACGGCGACGAGGATGTGGGAGGCGACGATCAGCTGCCGTTCGCCGAAGATCGGGGACATGGCCTGGAACATGACCACCTCCGTGGCAGCGCAGATGAACCAGATCACCGGCCCCCACGAGGCCGTCATCCACAGGCCGATTCCGGCGATCGGGAACAGCGCCGCGAGCACGACGCTTGCCACCTGCCACTCGATCGGCATGGTGTCGAAGCGCCAGAGTGCGCCCGGATAGATCCCGATCAGCCGCACCCAGTAGAAGACACCGAACAGCAGGCAGTACGCCGCGACGATGCGCAGGAAGGCCTCGAAGAGGCTGTCGATCAACGCCGGCCGCAGGACCGGGGTGTCGAAATCCTCTTCCATCACACGGCCAGCTCCGAATCTCCGAGCGGCGCGAAATAGGCCTCGATCTCGGCCTCGCCGACGTCCTCGATCGTCGCGGGCTTCCACTCCGGCTTCGATCCCTTGTCGATCAGCGCCGCGCGGATTCCCTCGTAGAAATCGTGCCCCTTGAGCATGCGGTTCAGGATGCGGAATTCCATCCGCATGCACTCGTCCATGCTCAGCATGCCGCCCGCAAGGATCTGGCGGTGCGTGACGTGAAGACTGGTCGGCGAGCGGGTGCGGATCGTCGCCAGAGCCTTGCCTGCGAATTCGTCGCCGTGCTCGCGCCCCTGCCCCAGGCTGACCAGGATGTCGTTGATGTTCTCAAGCGAGAAATGCCGGCCGATCGAGGAGAGCGACGCGTCTTCCGTCTCGCGCGCCGGTTCGAACGCGAAGCGCTCGCAGACCTCGTCCGGATCGCCCGATTCGGCTAGCGCCTCGACGATCGCGTCCCTATCGGCCGAATGCACCGCGTGCGTGGCGATGCCGCTCCATAGCGCATCGCCGAAGCGGATGCGCTCGCCGGTAAGGCCGAGCCAGGAGCCGAAGGAATTCCGGAGACGGGGCAGGAAGAAGCTGCCGCCGACGTCGGGGAAGAAGCCGATACCGACTTCCGGCATGGCGAAGACGGCGTTTTCGGTGAACAGGCGATGGCTGCCGTGAACCGATATGCCGACGCCGCCGCCCATCACGATGCCGTCGATGAGGGACACGTAGGGCTTCTCGAACCGCGCGATCGCGGCGTTCAGCCGGTATTCGTCGGCGAAGAAGGCGACGGGAAAACCGCCGGCCTTGCCCGCTTCGT
This region includes:
- a CDS encoding riboflavin synthase; this encodes MFTGIVTDVGTVADVRLLNEGVRLRVETAYDPAGIDIGASIACSGVCLTVVALPEAGSNARWFEVEAWEEALRLTTARTWDKGTRINLERALKVGDELGGHIVSGHADGTATIVARKEEGDAVRFTLEAPKELARFIAPKGSVALDGTSLTVNNVEGARFDVLLIQHSLSVTTWGERSIGDEVNLEIDTMARYAARLAEAAAQGL
- the ribD gene encoding bifunctional diaminohydroxyphosphoribosylaminopyrimidine deaminase/5-amino-6-(5-phosphoribosylamino)uracil reductase RibD, producing MATYSPVDQPQEETDRRFMAAAIRLSFRHLGLTAENPSVGALVVRTGQGGPVIVGRGVTAPGGRPHAELQALAEAGDAARGATAYATLEPCSHIGRAPPCADALVSAGVARVVIATLDPDPRVTGRGVAILRKAGIEVVTGCMEGEARRAMAGFLSLKARGRPFLTLKLAVSADGMLGRKGEGQVAITGPLARTAVQTMRLEHEAVMVGVGTAIEDDPLLTVRLPELEDRSPLRVVVDPLARLPDTARMLSGRPGSTLVLTTEKAPRRSLDLLRRKGAGLHTIASDYRGRMEPREILRMLGVLGIKSVFLEGGAETARRFLDAGLVDRLLLFKGAATVGEGGIASPVHEATVPAEFRATAESRFGEDRLIEYERSS
- the nrdR gene encoding transcriptional regulator NrdR, with product MRCPYCQSEDTQVKDSRPAEEGAAIRRRRVCPDCGGRFTTFERVQLRELVVVKKSGRKTPFDRDKLQRSFDIALRKRNVEPARIDRAVSGIVRQLESSGEAEVASSEVGRLVMEALKSLDDVAYVRFASVYRNFREARDFQELLGELGGEGRDGDAQ
- the glyA gene encoding serine hydroxymethyltransferase is translated as MATANAAKTIQENPFNLPLEQVDPEIFGAIGKELGRQRHEIELIASENIVSRAVLEAQGSIMTNKYAEGYPGKRYYGGCQFVDIAESLAIERAKKLFDCGFANVQPNSGSQMNQAVFLALLQPGDTFMGLDLNSGGHLTHGSPVNMSGKWFNVISYGVRREDHRLDMDEVERLANEHKPKLIIAGGTAYSRIWDWQRFRQIADAVGAYLMVDMAHIAGLVAGGAHPSPLPHAHVVTTTTHKSLRGPRGGMILTNDEDIAKKVNSAVFPGLQGGPLMHVIAAKAVAFGEALRPDFKAYAHEVVANSRALAASLQETGLEIVSGGTDNHSMLVDLRPKNATGKRAEAALGRANITCNKNGIPFDPEKPFVTSGVRLGTPAGTTRGFGQAEFREIGKLIAEVLDGLKAANSDEGNAAVEEAVKKKVIALTDRFPLYPFMG
- a CDS encoding L,D-transpeptidase family protein, whose protein sequence is MKTDRRTFLTGAGAMAATAVAGSAHAQDIIRDLILSPKRGSWNDQFDARASEGGKVATNLPIFSPETVSYVEQAISQYMGIQGQGGWPMVPATKKLRLGVVDPDVDMLRRRLMISGDLSSSAGISPAFDSYVDAAVKRFQARHGLPEDGVMGAHTYAAMNVSASVRLGQLETNLVRLRSMSGFLGDRYVMVNIPAAQIEAVENGRVVSRHTAIVGKIDRQTPILNSQINEVIVNPYWNAPESIVRKDIIPLMRKNPNYLKDNFIRILGPGGVEVDPMTIDWNTEEAAKLHFRQDPGKINAMASVKINFPNPHAVYMHDTPQQSLFNNLMRFDSSGCVRVQNVRDLVTWLLRDTPGWDRQRFEQTIKTGESTPVALSTPVPVYFTYISAWSTGDRVVHFRDDIYGRDGVEELMLSSAL
- the ldtR gene encoding transcriptional regulator LdtR translates to MINARQAQKPVPVLDDRKDAIRSLYLESLQLVERLHRRLLDVIKDEFERNGRSDINAVQALLLFNIGNSELTAGELRTRGYYLGSNVSYNLKKLVDLGFINHQRSRVDRRSVRVSLTGKGQEIAEIVSGLYERHIGSIEQVGGINADEFKQMNKFLLRLDRFWNDTIAYRM
- a CDS encoding DUF6163 family protein, yielding MEEDFDTPVLRPALIDSLFEAFLRIVAAYCLLFGVFYWVRLIGIYPGALWRFDTMPIEWQVASVVLAALFPIAGIGLWMTASWGPVIWFICAATEVVMFQAMSPIFGERQLIVASHILVAVIYAGFRTTLFFQRRQVRD
- a CDS encoding enoyl-CoA hydratase/isomerase family protein produces the protein MDFGGGDEIRFERRGATGIVTLTRPKALNAITHRMVLALTRALDEWQSDDRVAVVVVTAEGRAFSAGGDILRIYEAGKAGGFPVAFFADEYRLNAAIARFEKPYVSLIDGIVMGGGVGISVHGSHRLFTENAVFAMPEVGIGFFPDVGGSFFLPRLRNSFGSWLGLTGERIRFGDALWSGIATHAVHSADRDAIVEALAESGDPDEVCERFAFEPARETEDASLSSIGRHFSLENINDILVSLGQGREHGDEFAGKALATIRTRSPTSLHVTHRQILAGGMLSMDECMRMEFRILNRMLKGHDFYEGIRAALIDKGSKPEWKPATIEDVGEAEIEAYFAPLGDSELAV